A region from the Vicia villosa cultivar HV-30 ecotype Madison, WI linkage group LG3, Vvil1.0, whole genome shotgun sequence genome encodes:
- the LOC131656159 gene encoding protein MAINTENANCE OF MERISTEMS-like: MDLDTVHQWNWGAATLAYLYQKLNEASNWRTRQLVGSCTLLTSWIISYFSRIHGFHIDPEYVDPMPRAARYVLQRGNDVVGPYRLYLDRTMHDDVTWRPFADYAQVVPFDGVALYSGWLACGTGIMVRYLPERCMRQFGFVQIIPRSPFEAAPDTVTRVQLTAIWEHWEDHVVPEEYRRMRVTQDWHSVEGYGHMVLPGVPSSLETRRSRRS; encoded by the exons atggacctggataccgttcaccagtggaactggggggcagctactctggcatatctctaccagaagctgaatgaggcctccaactggaggacgaggcagctggtcggatcctgcactctgcttacg agctggatcatctcctacttctcccgcatccacggcttccacatcgatcctgagtATGTGGaccccatgcccagggccgccagatacgttctccagagggggaacgatgtggtgggaccataccgcctgtacctggaccgcacgatgcacgacgacgtcacctggaggccgttcgccgactacgctcaggttgtccccttcgacggggttgctctatattcaggctggttggcatgcgggaccggcatcatggttcggtatctcccggagcggtgcatgcgtcagtttggattcgtgcagatcatacccaggtcacccttcgaggctgctcctgacacagtgaccagagtgcagctcactgccatatgggagcattgggaggatcatgtggtaccggaggagtaccgtcgcatgcgggtcacccaggactggcacagtgtggaggggtacggtcacatggttctaccgggtgtcccatcctctcttgagacccgacgttcccggcgctcctag